The Candidatus Methylacidiphilales bacterium genome includes the window CGTGCTCGATTTGGGATCAGGCCTGGGCGCCGGCTCGCTGGCCGTGGCCGATCACCTGCGCCCCCATCCGGAAGGACTGGAAATCACCGCCGTCGAACAACACAAAACCTGCACCGAATCCCACCAGAAACTCATCCGGGACCTGGGTGCTTACGGAAACCCGCTGCGTTGGAACTTTCTTCCGGGAGATTTTCGCGAGATCGACAACTGGGCACCACGGCCCAACTATCGATGGAACCTGATTTTGCTCAGCTTTTCCTTCAACGAGGCTTTCGCCGATGCGCCACCCGAAGCCGCCGCCGAGTGGCTCCACCAGGTCCTGGGTCGATTGGAATCGGGCGGATTGCTGGTGGTCGTCGAACCGGCCCTCAAGGAAACCGCCGAAAGCCTGGAGACCGTGCGCGATCTGCTACTGGCCCATGACAAAAACCACATCTGGGCCCCCTGCCTGCACCGTCAATCCTGCCCGGCACGAAGCGGCGGACAATTCTGGTGCCATGAAGCCCGCAAATGGTCGCCGCCCGCTTCACTCGTTTTGCTCAACTCCTCCCTTCACCGCGAGATTGAAACGCTCAAATTCAGTTTTCTGGCCCTCTCCCGCACCCCGCCTCCGGCACGCGATCAAGGCCCCGGCACCACCCGCATGGTTTCCCCGGTTTCCAAGACCCAGGGGCGCATGCATTTCCACGGCTGCTCGTCCGACGGCGACATCCACCATTTCGACCTGCTGACACGCCACTTGGATGCTGCAGGGAAAAAAGCCTGGTGGGCACTGGAACGCGGCAGCATCCTGAACGGATTGGCCACGCAAAGTTTGGGTGGTGATAAAGCCCTGCGTCTGACCGAACCAGACGGATTCAAATCCAGTGGCGCACCTCACTCGGTT containing:
- a CDS encoding small ribosomal subunit Rsm22 family protein; amino-acid sequence: MKAPALYPSHLEAWWLERLQHRYGDTLPARLYARTLPHIRLVSDSFTRDRADQFRKSYQERENLLAYGTFFFPQTYSRVLLVLEELSRVHGWKPPTGGKCRVLDLGSGLGAGSLAVADHLRPHPEGLEITAVEQHKTCTESHQKLIRDLGAYGNPLRWNFLPGDFREIDNWAPRPNYRWNLILLSFSFNEAFADAPPEAAAEWLHQVLGRLESGGLLVVVEPALKETAESLETVRDLLLAHDKNHIWAPCLHRQSCPARSGGQFWCHEARKWSPPASLVLLNSSLHREIETLKFSFLALSRTPPPARDQGPGTTRMVSPVSKTQGRMHFHGCSSDGDIHHFDLLTRHLDAAGKKAWWALERGSILNGLATQSLGGDKALRLTEPDGFKSSGAPHSVG